One stretch of Arachis hypogaea cultivar Tifrunner chromosome 20, arahy.Tifrunner.gnm2.J5K5, whole genome shotgun sequence DNA includes these proteins:
- the LOC140183166 gene encoding protein MAIN-LIKE 1-like — protein MRSLSDVSGACGGSRDVAYQLGLPVDGRYVSGCLSEFHIYIQGGCPAWKWFQELLGVIPPPRQVQKYAVNCSWFQETFGECPEGADDETVHRYALAYIMMLLGTQLFTDKSGNRIHIRWLPYVARLEEMGTYSWGSAALAWLYRCMCRVANRHVVKLAGPLQLLQSWIFWRFPRFRPARYETFSWPLASRWSGYNPSGSEKGPRV, from the exons ATGCGCAGCCTCAGCGATGTatcaggagcatgcggcggcagcagg gacgtggcataccagttGGGTTTGCCAGTGGACGGGCGTTACGTGAGCGGCTGCCTATCAGAGTTCCATATATACATCCAGGGTGGGTGTCCAGCATGGAagtggttccaggagttgcttgGAGTGATACCTCCTCCTAGAcaggttcagaagtacgcagtgaactgcagctggtttcaggagacTTTTGGTGAGTGCCCTGAGGGAGCCGATGACGAGACTGTGCACCGATATGCACttgcgtacatcatgatgttgttgggcacgcAGCTGTTTACGGACAAGTCCGGCAACcgcattcacatcagatggcttccgTACGTAGCTAGGCTGGAGGAGATGGGTACCTACAGCTGGGGTTCTGCAGCACtggcatggttgtaccggtgcatgtgccgagtggcgaACAGACATGTCGTCAAGCTAGCGGGCCCACTTCAGCTACTTCAATCATGGATCTTCTGGCGATTTCCTCGGTTTAGGCCTGCACGGTATGAGACGTTCAGCTGGCCATTGGCCTCAAG GTGGTCCGGGTACAACCCTTCCGGTAGCGAGAAGGGTCCTAGAGTGTAG